acatattatggtaagagtcattcaaataactataacatatagaacatgttatacgtttaccaaacaatctgtcactcctaatcgctaaatcccatgaaatcttatacgtctagtccaggagtcggcaacccgcggctctagagccgcatgcggctctttagcgccgccctagtggctctctggagctttttcaaaaatgtatgaaaaatggaaaaagttgaggggaaaaaactttttttttgttttaatatggtttctgtaggaggacaaacatgacacaaacctccctaattgttataaagcacactgtttatattaaacatgcttcactgattcgagtatttggcgagcgccgttttgtcctactaatttttgcagtcattgaactcaccttagtttgtttacatgtatatctttctgcgactttctaggacgtgttttatgccacttctttttctgtctcatgttgtccgcCAAACTTTTAAAgttgcatgaatccacaaaggtgagttttgttgatgttatgacttgtgtggagtgctaatcagacattttggtcactgcatgactgcgagctaatcgatgctaacatgctatttaggctagctatatgtacatattgcatcattatgcctcatttgtagctatatttgaggtaatttagtttcctttaagtcatattaattcaatgtatatctcatgacacactatctgtatgtaataaggcttttaattttttgcggctccagacagatttggctcaatatggctctttcaacattttgggttgccgacccctggtctagtctcttacgggaatgagctaaataatatttgatattttacggtaatgtgttaataatttcacacataagtcgctcctgagtataagtcgcacccccggccaaactatgaaaaaaactgcgacttatagtccggaaaatacggtagttaaaattGTTTAGTAtctaataaatgggttatacttgtatagcacttttctaccttcaaggtactcaaagcgctttggacactatttccacattcacacacactgattcaCACAttcactaaccacgacccatcaggagcaagggtgaagtgtcttgctcaaggacacaaccgacgtgactaggttggtagaaggtggggattgaaccaggaaccctcaggttgctggcacggccactctcccaaacgctccacgccgtccccatactgTAATACTGTAGATATAGATGACTACAGCCTGGTTGAAATGTCTTCTTTATCTTAAATTGAGataagttaattaaaaaaaaagtaatagtgTACAAATATTAAACTGAAAGGTCATAGCACATTGCCTGTAATGAGTGTATCACATCATATCCAGCAtcctccgataatggcttttttgccgatattccgatattgtccaactcttaattaccgattccgatatcaaccgataccaatatatacagtcatggaattaacacattatcatgcctaattttgttgtgatgccccgctggatgcattaaacaatgtaacaaggttttccaaaataaatcaactcaagttatggaaaaaaaaaatgccaacatgtcactgccatatttattattgaagtcacaaagtgcattattttttttaacaagcctcaaaacagcagctttgaatttggaacatgctctccctgagagagcatgaggattgAGATGGGGGGTagaaggtagcgggggtgtatgttgtagcgtcccggaagagttagtgctgcaaggggttctgggtatttgttctgttgtgttacggtgcggatgttctcccgaaatgtgtttgtaagtgttgtttggtgtgggttcacagtgtggcgcatatttgtaacagtgttaaagttgtttatacggccaccctcagtgtgacctgtatggctgttgaccaagtatggattgcattcacttgtgtgtgtgaaaagccgtagatattatgtgactgggccggcacgcaaaggcagtgactttaaggtttattggtgctatgtacttctccctacgtccgtgtatacagcggcgttttaaaaagtcatacattttactttttgaaaccgataccgatcatttttgatgttacattttaaagcatttatccaaATAAAACCAAAAAATTGTAATATCATTATACATGTTATAATAGTATTTTATCATtgccttacaaaaaaatatacattttgaccACAAATATTAGGATAGGAAAGTATTGCGTTACTTTAATTGTGCAGTTGTACTCCTTAAAAGTCCATTGTTGCTGGGAAATTCTACAGGAAATATTCCATTTGTTCACTTTAtggttagtttattttgaacatacagttgtgctcataagtttacataccctgggagaatttatgatttcttggccattcttcatagaatatgaatgataacacaaaaacctttcttccacctgtgacctgtttgtttgtaattagtgtgtgtataaaaggtcaggaagtttctgggcttctgacagaccattgcatctttcatccagtgctgcacagatgtttctggattctgagtcatggggaaggcaaaataattgtcaaaggatctgtgagaaaaggtaattgaactgcataaaacaggaaaggggtataaaaagatatccaaggaattgagaatgccaatcagcaatgttcaaacgctgattaagaagtggaaaatgagggattcaggtagaccagcaaagatttcagccacaacagccaggaaaattgttcgagatgcaaagaaaaatccacaaataacttcagctgaaatacaggactctctgaaaaattgtggtgtggctgtttcaagatggaggaggcacttgaagaaaaatgggctgcatggtcgagtggccaaaaagttcaattttggtctcatcactccaagttactttttttctgaagttttgaggcttgtctctgtgctgtttggcgtaatgtaagcgggatactttgtgacatttgcgcagaaatggctttcttctggcgactcgaccatgcagcacatttttcttcaagtgcctccttattgtgcatcttgaaacagccacaccacaatttttcggagagtcctgtatttcagctgaagttatttatggatttttatttgcatctcaaacaattttcctggctgttgtggctgaaatgtttgctggtctacctgaatccctcattttccacatcttaatcagcgtttgaacactgctgattggcattcccaattccttggatatctttttatacccctttcctgttttatgcagttcaattaccttttctcgcagatcctttgacagttattttgccttccccatgactcagaatccagaaacatctgtgcagcactggatgaaaaatgcaatggtctgtcagaagcccagaaactcactgaccttttatacacacacattaattacaaacaaacaggtcacaagtgaggattggaaccttgattagccattcaaacctgtttgtgtcaacttttgtgcatgttatcaggtcaaagtcactggggtatgtaaacttttgatcagggtcatttgggtactttcttttgtcattttgatttaaaaagagtaaacatagttgtttgccaataagtaGCTTCACACAACCGTTAAGCatcagtggaagaaaggtttttgtgttatcattcatattctctgaagaatggccaagaaatcataaattctcccatggtatgcaaacttatgagcacaactgtacatACaattgcatcacaatttccaattCCTCTTTTTAACAtgcttgaaaaggagtaggaagaagcagagcttatttaatctttcCCCTTTTCCATTATGCTAAACACCTTTCTTAACTTCCTGTTCTCCATGCGTTCACAATATACTTCATcaataatgtaaaataaaaaatagttcataatgtgattttttattttattaatgcaaCAATAATAAAGAACACGTTTTTATACGTCATCACTTTTTCCATTTCTGCAGTACACAGGAGACCAACTACCCTTAAAAAGTAATCCAAGTggattttaatcttttttttttttacttatagtTGAAGATACTTTTACTTGTACTAGAATACAATTTCAGCGAAGTACCTGCATGTTGCTGTCAGCCTTGTTTATTGACAGACCTtgccactttattaggtacacctgtagtgAACACTATAGTGATCCAATGCAggagctgttaaaaaaaaaaaaaaaaaaaaaaaaaaagcatcattcCCATCAGATTGTGTTGCACTGTCCATGGTGGACGTATTTCTAGTCTTTTAATTTTTGGGATTAGGCCGCCAGGAGCCCGGCTGAAAGGTGTTGGCGGTACTCGTGGGCTCCTCGCTGATGTCTTCCTTGCCAAAGCTGGTGGCGGCCGCGTGACCCTTCGCCACCGTTTTGGAAGGCATCGCCACCAGACCGTCTTTGAATTCCTTCGCTTTGAGGAGAGCGTCTTTCTCCTCGCACTCCTTGGCCTTCAGCTTAATCTGCTGCCTGTAGGCTTCGTTCTTTGCCAACTCCTGCAGGAAAGCAGACAAAGACATTGGTATGTCGATCGTCATGATTTAGGTCAACAATAACAGATTCTAAGGATATTTTTTTTGCCATTATTTTTTGATCTTCATACCAttttgattaaaaacaaaaaaaatcacaggaaATTCATTGTGAAAACATTTTAGAACAATCAGTCCTTAAATTGCAGCACCGGACTGTGTGCTTTCcgtttttttgattaaaaaacagtGGCGTTGTATAAACATACTGTCCATAAAAGGCTAAccgtacacacacattttttccattatattatatgtatataaatatataccgtaAGTGTTTATACAATTCCACagtgtttttaatgtaaaaaagggaaagcACACAAACAAGCCCACATAGAGTACAGGTGGTGCTGAATGCTTTAAATGGGGAATAGTAGCGCCATCTGGAGACCAAATAGAAGCTCAGTAGTCCAAATTTAAAGtcgggaaaaaaacaatatattatatttttacagtAGTTTTTGGGAAGGTGACATATTTGTGTCCtgatgaagtttaaaaaaaatatggtttgTTAAAAAAACATGCATAAAAGTCAACCATTACCGTAATTTAAGCATTTAATAAGAACAGTAATAAGCAAATACTCAGTTGAAAACTGAttggttaaattaaaaaaaaaaaaagagagatgtccgataatgccttttttgccgatatctgatattccgatattgtccaactcttaattaccaattccgatatcaaccgatatcgatatatacagtcgtggaattaacacattattatgcctaattgtgttgtgatgctccgctggatgcattaaacaatgtaacaaggttttccaaaataaatcgactcaagttatggaaaaaaaatgccaacatggcactgccatatttattattgaagtcacaaaatgcattatttttttttaacatgcctcaaaacagcagcttggaatttgggacatgctctccctgagagagcatgaggaggttgaggtgggcgggattgaggtggggggtgggtgggggggagtagcgggggtcgtatattgtagcgtcccggaagagttagtgctataaggggttctgggtatttgttctgttgtgtttgtgttttgttacggtgcgtatgttctcccgaaatgtgtttgtcattcttgtttggtatgggttcacaatgtggagcatattagtaacagtgttaaagttgtttatacggccaccctcagtgtgacctgtatggctgttgaccaagtatgcgttgcattcacttgtgtgtgtgtgtgaaaagccgtagatattatgtgattgggccggcacgcaaatgcaatgcctttaaggcacgcccccaatattgttgtctgggtggaaatcgggagaaattcaggagaattgttgccccggcagattttcgggaggggcactgaaattcgtgagtctcccgggaaaatcaggagggttggcaagtatgactgggagacgcaactgctctgtacttctccctacgtccgtgtaccactccgtacagcggcgttttaaaaagtcatacattttacttttagaaaccgatacagataatttccaataattttaaagcatttatcgggcaataatatcggactgtcggacatctctaataaaaacaactgaaatattattgattgctaaaacaaagcaggtgcgggcaatagcgctcagGGAAGAAATGAAacggctacaggaaaataccaacaaaacaggaaaagccaccaaaaggcaagaactaaaacactacacacaggaaaacaccaaaaatctCTTAATAAGtcgcggcgtgatgtgacaggtcgtgacaagacctttgagacaagagctatagtgatggttatggtttgaatttatatccaacaattgccagaACAACGTTTTACTGTcagtatcagctgctgagtttcattttttaatgttttctgctggtggtgtgcctccgcaatataaaaaatgtgccttggctcaaaaaaggttgaaaaacacagatgTGGTGAATGTCTATACATTTGTATTCACAAATTATCCCCgtctacaagtggccctctggagGCATCCATAactcaatgtggccctcaatgaaattgagtttgacacctctgacttaggggtaaaaaataaaaacatctgcactgcaaaaactgaaatctaagtaagattaaatacctcaaataagggtgatatttgcttattttctgtctgataagataattcttctcactaaccagattttatgttcgagtgttttacttgttttaagggttttggtccgaaatgatctcagtaagatattacagcttgttgctgagatttgatgacctatattgagtaaaacatgcttgaaactagaatatcaactgttgcaaagctgtgtcatcaacactcacaagtagggatgtccgataatggcttttatatccgatatccgatattccgatattgtccaactcttaattaccgataccgttatcaaccgataccgatatatacagtcgtggaatcaacacattattatgtctaatttggacaaccaggtatagtgaagataaggtcctttttttttaaaaattaataaaataaaataagatggataaatcaaaaacattttcttgaataaaaaagaaagtaaaacaatataagaacagttacatagaaactagtaattaatgaaaatgagtcaaattaactgttaagggttagtactattagtggaccagcagcacgcacaatcatgtgtgcttacggactgtatcccttgcagactgtattgatatatattgatatataatgtaggaaccagaatattaataacagaaagaaacaacccttttgtgtgaatgagtgtaaatgggggaggtttttttttttttgggttagtgcactaattgtaagtgcatcttgtgttttttatgttgatttaattaaaaacaaaaaacaaaacaaaaaaaatcccgatactaaaaaaaaaccataccgataatttccgatattacattttaaagcatttatcggacatctctactcacaagtataaaactacttttttaaagtaataatttcttacttcaagcatgaaaaaaaaaatcatgatgccgagcgcatatcatattatgtcaagataatggcactaacatttacttatttaaaggggaacattatcaccagacctatgtaagcgtcaatatataccttgatgttgcagaaaaaagaccatatatttttttaaccgatttccgaactctaaatgggtgaattttggcgaattaaacgcctttctaatattcgctctcggagcgatgacgtcacaacgtgacgtcacatcgggaagcaatccgccattttctcaaacacattacaaacaccgagtaaaatcagctctgttattttccgttttttcgactgttttccataccttggagacatcatgcctcgtcgctgtgttgtcggagggtgtaacaacacgaacagggacggattcaagttgcaccagtggcccaaagatgcgaaagtggcaagaaattggacgtttgttccgcacactttaccgacgaaagctatgctacgacagagatggcaagaatgtgtggatatcctgcgacactcaaagcagatgcatttccaacgataaagtcaaagaaatctgccgccagacccccattgaatctgccggagtgtgtgagcaattcagggacaaaggacctcggtagcacggcaagcaatggcggcagtttgttcccgcagacgagcgagctaaaccccctggatgttttggctcacaccgtcccttaaactggacagattagctttcaggaaaagagcgtggatgagggtatgtctacagaatatattaattgatgaaaattgggctgtctgcactctcaaagtgcatgttgttgccaaatgtatttcatatgctgtaaacctagttcatagttgttagtttcctttaatgccaaacaaacacataccaatcgttggttagaaggcgatcgccgaattcgtcctcgctttctcccgtgtcgctggctgtcgtgtcgttttcgtcggtttcgcttgcatacagttcaaaccgatatggctcaatagcttcagtttcttcttcaatttcgttttcgctacctgcctccacactacaaccatccgtttcaatacatgcgtaatctgttgaatcgcttaaactgctgaaatccgagtctgaatccgagctaatgtcgctatagcttgctgttctttccgccatgtttgtttgtattggcttcactatgtgacgtcacaggaaaatggacgggtgtatataacgatggttaaaatcaggcactttgaagctttttttagggatattgcgtgatgggtaaaattgtgaaaaaaacttcgaaaaatataataagccactgggaactgatttttaatggttttaacccttctgaaattgtgataatgttcccctttaagaatatttttcaacatattgagcaaaaaggtctatttttctttctaccaagaaaagtgcacttgttattagtgagaatatacttattttaaggtatttttgcgttcattgaggttagctaattgtacttgttttggaaagtcttgacaagccatattttcttgttctattggcagataattttgcttagttcaagtaaaataccccttatttttgtattttcttttcttgtttttgaacactgactttttgcagtgtgctcacGAGTCTCAAGTAGGGTGAACTGTCACAAATGTGCATGAAGTAGCCGTGTTTATTAGAAATAAAGTGAGACGTATAATTGATGTTGGCTCTTGGAACGCATTGGTAAATTACAGTTTTTGCTGGAAACCTGAACACACCGTGGAATAGATCCCTCTCCTACTTGAGCCATGTCGACCTCAACTGGGCACGATGCTGCTGCGTGCTGGCCTGGAAAAGTGAGCAACGTGGCCAAAAAAGCGGCGTTTTGGGGATGGAGACAAACATACTGAGCTGCTTTTCCAGCCTGTTAATGACAGGATTTAATCCAATCAATTTATGTCGGCTTGGACGGGGTAGACAGGGGAGCGTGACAAGGGGGTAGGGTAATGTGCTGGGAGTGAAGCCTTGGCCGTGGCCGCGCCGTCCAGCTGTCGACGAGCGGCCACCGGGCAGACACCAGGCAGAGAATTGGAAGAGAATGTTCTGGCACTGGCGGCGGGGGGATGGCATTGGCCGCTGGCAAGGAAGAGACGAGTAGAAAGAGCGAGCCGAGAACTGCCTGGCCTTCCCAGGGACTTCCTATATGGAGACACATTTTGTTGCAAGCCAAGCCATTTCCAGCATTCTCGCGTTTAAAGAGCAATAAACCCGGAGAGAGCGGGGGAGGAAAATGGAGAAAACTGCCAGAAATAAAAGCACAAAAAGCCCCAAAATGCAGGGAGGCTTGTGCTCAGGAAGCTAACTAGGACGTGGTGTCACTCAAAAGCATCATCTGCTGTTTATTTTAACACCTGTCCCCGAAGTTCCAGGAATGGAGTCGGAAGCTTGCGAGATAAAACAAATCAAAAAAGCATCTTTACTCCTTCGCTTCCCTTGAAACTCCGCCCTCCCCAGAGTCCAACCATCGCCCCAGCAGAGCGGTGGTGGAGAGAGACGTACCGTACCTCAACAGAGGGAGGCTCCTTCCTTCTGCCTCGGATCCAAGCTGCAGGAGAAGAAGGAAGAGGAGGGGAAAATGTAGTGAGAAGACCCgcacaaacaaaatatatttatagGCATCACAGCTCGTCGGCGGCACGGAGTATACTGTcatgacccaaatataagaccaCCCTCTTTTGCGAGACCCGCCGCACAATTCCATCTTGTGTTCAATATTAGTGAAAACACAGTCGGCAaggttgcctcattcctgtgagaatcctgcaagTGACTGTAGCATTGAAGTGTGCactacaaaaagtcagtgttcaaaaacaagaattttttttcacaaaagttaggggcattttacttgaactaagcaaaattatctgccaataaaacaagaaattttggcttgtcaagactttccaaaacaagtaaaactagctaacctcaatgaaaacaaaaataccttaaaataagtattttctcactaataacaagtgcacttttcttggtagaaaaaacaaatatgagacatttttgctcaatatgttgaaaaatattcttaaatgaagtaaatgctagtgccattatcttgacataatgatatgcgctcggcattacatttcttgcattttcccatcgataacatgacatcatcgcgccaagtgcgtgctcttccagtcaattagtgcgcaaggaagatatatatatatatatatatacacatacatacatacatacacatatatatatatatatatatatatatatatatatatatatatatatatatatatatatatatatatatatatacatatatatatatacatacatacatacatacatatatatatacatatatatatatatatacatacatatatatatatacatatatatatatacacatacatacatatatatatacacatacatatatatatacacatacatatatatacatatatatatatatatacatacatacatacatatatatatataccgtattttccgcactataaggcgcacctaaaaaccacaaattttctcaaaagctaacagtgcgccttataacccggtgcgctttattacgattaattttcataaagtttcgatctcgcaacttcggtaaacagccgccatcttttttcccggtagaacaggaagcgcttcttcttctacgcaagcaaccgccaaggaaagcacccgcccccatagaacaggaagcgcttcacccgcccccatagaacaggaagcgcttcacccgcccccatagaacaggaagcgcttcacccgcccccatagaacaggaagcgcttcacccgcccccatagaacaggaagcgcttcacccgcccccggaagaagaagaaaaaacgcgggaatatcaccgtacgtttcatttcctgtttacatctgtaaagaccacaaaatggctcctactaaacgatccggttcataaaaagacgcaatctctccatccgcacacggattactaccgtatttcacagcaactgaaccgcactgtggaacgggagcacgtacggtgaatattcgctccacagggaatgagaagtcgtccttcactgtggttctagcttgccatgctaacttccactcatggtgatattcaaaaggaagaccttgccaaaagagacctttccagccggcgtcatcataaaagctaactcgaagggatggatggatgaagaaaagatgagcgagtggttaagggaagtttacgcgaagaggccgggtggcttttttcacacagctccgaaggcgaacacaccttcactaagacgggcagacagcctcggacgacatacgccaacatttgccagtggatcgtaaatgcttgggcagatatttcggtcacaactgtggtccgagctttccggaaggcaggattcacagaacaacagcgacactgactcccgatgacttctacgagacggaaccggccattttggataccacgcttgcgcaacttttcaattcggacaccgaagacgaagaattcgaaggatttacgaatgaagaataacttcagaaggtgagcgctatgtttattttgtgtgttgtgacattaacgttcgagcaacattatgttgctatttattgctctacaccattttgaattttactatgtttgtgattgcacatttgcgtacattttgggacagagttgttagaacgctggttttcaatatattattaaagtttgactgaactatctgactgtttttttgacattcactttagcgcagcgtttttttgacattcactttagcgcagcgtaggcgcggcttttagtccggggcggcttattggtggacaaaattatgaaatatgtaattcatagaaggtgcggctaataatccggtgcgccttatagtgcggaaaatacggtacacatatatatatatatatatatatatatatatatatatatatatatatacacacatacatacatatatatatatatatatatatatatatacatatatgaatatatatacatatatatatatatatatacatatatatacatatataaatatatatataatatatatatgaatatgtatatgtatatatatgtgtgtatatatatatatatatgaatatatatatatgaatatatatatatatgtatatatatacatattcatatatatatatatatatatatacacatacatattcatatatacatatatatatacatacatattcatatatacatatatatacatattcatatatatacatatatatatatatatatacatacatattcatatatatatatatatatacacatatatatatatatatatatatatatatatatatatatatatatatatgtatatatatatatatatatttatatattagagatgtccaataatatcgg
The sequence above is drawn from the Nerophis lumbriciformis linkage group LG33, RoL_Nlum_v2.1, whole genome shotgun sequence genome and encodes:
- the ndufaf2 gene encoding NADH dehydrogenase [ubiquinone] 1 alpha subcomplex assembly factor 2 codes for the protein MNKVVGALRRTFGIVREHVGTDHLGNKYYFVPEQKTWTGRHVHAKRMVQAFNPIAFEYMEGSIPTEWDAWIRGRRKEPPSVEELAKNEAYRQQIKLKAKECEEKDALLKAKEFKDGLVAMPSKTVAKGHAAATSFGKEDISEEPTSTANTFQPGSWRPNPKN